The Caretta caretta isolate rCarCar2 chromosome 10, rCarCar1.hap1, whole genome shotgun sequence genome has a window encoding:
- the SLC24A5 gene encoding sodium/potassium/calcium exchanger 5 isoform X1, with amino-acid sequence MIPPAPNPLCASPAAQCEVEAGAMKGGCGQGWRHRARGGRAASVLLLLGALAAFHLPRRGAAAQRLRGDTENKTQCIPSSSSEFPDAFFTQQEREDGGIIIYFIIILYMFMAVSIVCDDYFLPSLEIISESLDLSQDVAGATFMAAGSSAPELVTAFLGVFVTKGDIGVSTILGSAIYNLLGICAACGLLSSVVSRLSCWPLFRDCLAYAISAAAVLAMIFDSRIYWYEGASLLLIYGLYILVLCFDIKINQYIMKKFSPCCTCFAKAMEENTEQQPLIGWKEECEPLICRQSRTDSGNFHDESDYSQLSISLLGLDEISEDPPSVFTIPEADLKRILWVLSLPIITLLYLTIPDCRRQFWKNWFMVTFFMSAVWISAFTYVLVWMVTIVGDTLAIPETVMGLTLLAAGTSIPDTVASVLVARKGKGDMAMSNIVGSNVFDMLCLGVPWFIKTAFIDTSAPVEVNSSGLTYTAISLICSIIFIFLAVHLNGWKLDKKLGAVCLVMYLAFAVLSILYELGIIGNNPVKVCGGKF; translated from the exons ATGATCCCGCCGGCCCCTAATCCCCTCTGCGCCTCCCCGGCGGCTCAGTGCGAGGTTGAGGCCGGCGCGATGAAGGGAGGCTGCGGCCAGGGCTGGAGGCACCGGGCAAGAGGAGGCCGGGCAGCCTCcgtcctgctgctcctgggggctcTGGCCGCCTTTCACCTTCCTCGCAGGGGCGCTGCCGCCCAGCGGCTCCGCGGGGACACAG aaaataaaacacaatgtATTCCCTCTTCCTCATCGGAATTTCCTGACGCATTTTTTACACAACAGGAGAGAGAAGATGGGGGGATCATTATCTATTTCATAATTATCCTTTACATGTTTATGGCTGTATCCATTGTGTGTGATGATTACTTCCTTCCTTCTCTAGAGATCATTAGTGAAT CCCTTGACCTGTCTCAGGATGTTGCTGGAGCAACTTTTATGGCAGCTGGTAGCTCTGCTCCTGAATTGGTCACTGCTTTTCTAG GGGTATTCGTGACAAAGGGAGACATTGGAGTTAGCACCATCCTTGGATCTGCAATCTATAACCTTCTCGGTATCTGTGCAGCTTGTGGGTTGTTATCTAGTGTG GTTTCGAGGCTGTCTTGTTGGCCACTGTTTAGAGACTGTTTGGCATATGCAATTAGTGCCGCAGCAGTCCTTGCAATGATATTTGACAGCAGAATTTACTG GTATGAAGGTGCTTCCCTGCTGCTGATTTATGGGTTATATATTCTGGTGCTGTGTTTTGATATTAAAATCAATCAATATATTATGAAGAAGTTTAGTCCCTGCTGTACTTGTTTTGCAAAAGCTATGGAAGAAAACACTGAACAGCAGCCATTAATTGGCTGGAAGGAAGAATGTGAACCACTAATTTGTCGACAATCAAGAACTGATAGTGGAAATTTTCATGACGAATCAGACTACTCACAGCTTTCTATAAGTTTACTTGGGCTTGATGAAATTTCTGAAG ATCCTCCAAGTGTCTTCACTATCCCTGAAGCAGATTTAAAAAGAATTCTCTGGGTGTTATCTCTTCCTATTATTACACTACTCTATTTGACCATACCAGACTGCAGAAGACAGTTTTGGAAAAACTGGTTCATGGTGACATTTTTCATGTCAGCTGTGTGGATTTCTGCATTTACATATGTCCTTGTATGGATGGTAACAATAGTTG GTGATACGCTGGCAATTCCAGAAACAGTAATGGGTCTTACATTACTAGCAGCAGGGACAAGCATACCAGACACAGTTGCAAGTGTACTGGTGGCTAGGAAAG ggAAAGGAGATATGGCTATGTCTAACATTGTAGGATCCAATGTATTCGATATGCTGTGTTTGGGAGTACCTTGGTTTATAAAAACTGCCTTCATAGATACATCAGCACCCGTGGAAGTGAATAGCAGTGGTTTGACTTACACAGCTATTTCtcttatttgttccattatttttatttttctggcaGTTCACCTAAATGGCTGGAAGTTAGATAAGAAACTGGGAGCAGTCTGTCTAGTAATGTACTTAGCATTTGCTGTATTGTCAATTTTATATGAACTTGGGAtcatagggaacaatcctgtaaAGGTCTGTGGTGGCAAGTTTTAG
- the SLC24A5 gene encoding sodium/potassium/calcium exchanger 5 isoform X2 — MFMAVSIVCDDYFLPSLEIISESLDLSQDVAGATFMAAGSSAPELVTAFLGVFVTKGDIGVSTILGSAIYNLLGICAACGLLSSVVSRLSCWPLFRDCLAYAISAAAVLAMIFDSRIYWYEGASLLLIYGLYILVLCFDIKINQYIMKKFSPCCTCFAKAMEENTEQQPLIGWKEECEPLICRQSRTDSGNFHDESDYSQLSISLLGLDEISEDPPSVFTIPEADLKRILWVLSLPIITLLYLTIPDCRRQFWKNWFMVTFFMSAVWISAFTYVLVWMVTIVGDTLAIPETVMGLTLLAAGTSIPDTVASVLVARKGKGDMAMSNIVGSNVFDMLCLGVPWFIKTAFIDTSAPVEVNSSGLTYTAISLICSIIFIFLAVHLNGWKLDKKLGAVCLVMYLAFAVLSILYELGIIGNNPVKVCGGKF; from the exons ATGTTTATGGCTGTATCCATTGTGTGTGATGATTACTTCCTTCCTTCTCTAGAGATCATTAGTGAAT CCCTTGACCTGTCTCAGGATGTTGCTGGAGCAACTTTTATGGCAGCTGGTAGCTCTGCTCCTGAATTGGTCACTGCTTTTCTAG GGGTATTCGTGACAAAGGGAGACATTGGAGTTAGCACCATCCTTGGATCTGCAATCTATAACCTTCTCGGTATCTGTGCAGCTTGTGGGTTGTTATCTAGTGTG GTTTCGAGGCTGTCTTGTTGGCCACTGTTTAGAGACTGTTTGGCATATGCAATTAGTGCCGCAGCAGTCCTTGCAATGATATTTGACAGCAGAATTTACTG GTATGAAGGTGCTTCCCTGCTGCTGATTTATGGGTTATATATTCTGGTGCTGTGTTTTGATATTAAAATCAATCAATATATTATGAAGAAGTTTAGTCCCTGCTGTACTTGTTTTGCAAAAGCTATGGAAGAAAACACTGAACAGCAGCCATTAATTGGCTGGAAGGAAGAATGTGAACCACTAATTTGTCGACAATCAAGAACTGATAGTGGAAATTTTCATGACGAATCAGACTACTCACAGCTTTCTATAAGTTTACTTGGGCTTGATGAAATTTCTGAAG ATCCTCCAAGTGTCTTCACTATCCCTGAAGCAGATTTAAAAAGAATTCTCTGGGTGTTATCTCTTCCTATTATTACACTACTCTATTTGACCATACCAGACTGCAGAAGACAGTTTTGGAAAAACTGGTTCATGGTGACATTTTTCATGTCAGCTGTGTGGATTTCTGCATTTACATATGTCCTTGTATGGATGGTAACAATAGTTG GTGATACGCTGGCAATTCCAGAAACAGTAATGGGTCTTACATTACTAGCAGCAGGGACAAGCATACCAGACACAGTTGCAAGTGTACTGGTGGCTAGGAAAG ggAAAGGAGATATGGCTATGTCTAACATTGTAGGATCCAATGTATTCGATATGCTGTGTTTGGGAGTACCTTGGTTTATAAAAACTGCCTTCATAGATACATCAGCACCCGTGGAAGTGAATAGCAGTGGTTTGACTTACACAGCTATTTCtcttatttgttccattatttttatttttctggcaGTTCACCTAAATGGCTGGAAGTTAGATAAGAAACTGGGAGCAGTCTGTCTAGTAATGTACTTAGCATTTGCTGTATTGTCAATTTTATATGAACTTGGGAtcatagggaacaatcctgtaaAGGTCTGTGGTGGCAAGTTTTAG